A genomic window from Vitis riparia cultivar Riparia Gloire de Montpellier isolate 1030 chromosome 18, EGFV_Vit.rip_1.0, whole genome shotgun sequence includes:
- the LOC117907518 gene encoding LOW QUALITY PROTEIN: probable receptor-like serine/threonine-protein kinase At5g57670 (The sequence of the model RefSeq protein was modified relative to this genomic sequence to represent the inferred CDS: deleted 1 base in 1 codon), whose amino-acid sequence MKMIPGGSSGEVEKSGGGTVVVGVKLDSQSRELLTWALVKVAQPGDRVIALHVLGHNEIVDRDGKSSLLSLVKAFDSVLAVYEGFCNLKQVDLKLKICRGSSIGKILVREVKSYVASKVIVGTARNHHAIRSSAAVAKYCAKKLPKDCSVLAVNNGKVVFQREASMRTTVDSQEKEEHRRNGLLGGIHQSVSKKSKAINHGKANEEPSTICDPSACQSLELGLVNGGTDCKESEPKQICSICAPLSAMPENSCSQSIEGSSGDSHHEDDSLAIVPVQKLEASSSSISLLIRELPELRPGWPLLRRAILPDRQTSTKSSVRQISVVQWAMRLPSRNFPSAASLDNKESSCDGDEDLSTNLDGESGAIVPVGTENASAPPSPSRSSTKLAKELEGLHEKYSATCRLFKYQELFSATSNFMPENLIGKGGSSRVYRGCLSDGKELAVKILKPSDDILKEFLLEIEIISTLHHKNIISLLGFCFENNNLLLVYDFLSRGSLEENLYGNKKDLFAFGWSERYKVAVGVAEALDYLHCGSAQAVIHGDVKSSNILLADDFEPQLSDFGLAKWASTSSSHITCSDVAGTFGYMAPEYFMYGKVNEKIDVYAFGVVLLELLSGRKPISSDYPKGQESLVMWAKPILYGGKVSELLDPSLGSNYDSNQMERMVWAAILCIRRAPRARPQMSLVSKLLQGDAEATKWARLQVNACEGSDTPDDEAFPHSNLQSHLNLALLDVEEDSLSMSSIEQSVSLEDYLQAGGAAHQASTNQCC is encoded by the exons ATGAAGATGATACCAGGTGGGTCTTCCGGAGAAGTGGAGAAGTCCGGCGGTGGGACGGTGGTGGTCGGAGTGAAGTTGGACTCGCAGAGTAGAGAGTTGCTGACTTGGGCTCTGGTGAAAGTGGCTCAGCCGGGTGACCGTGTGATTGCTCTGCATGTTCTTGGTCACAATG AAATTGTGGATCGAGATGGGAAATCGTCGCTTCTTTCGCTGGTTAAGGCATTTGACTCTGTTCTTGCTGTATATGAAGGTTTCTGCAACTTGAAACAG GTGGATCTCAAGCTAAAGATCTGCAGAGGTTCATCTATCGGGAAAATTCTGGTCAGGGAGGTGAAATCTTATGTTGCTAGTAAGGTTATAGTAGGAACAGCTCGGAACCATCATGCAATCAGGTCATCCGCCGCGGTTGCAAAGTACTGTGCAAAGAAACTACCAAAGGATTGTTCAGTTCTTGCTGTGAACAATGGGAAAGTTGTGTTCCAGAGAGAAGCTTCTATGAGAACTACTGTTGATTCACAAG AAAAAGAGGAACATCGCCGGAATGGTTTGCTCGGTGGAATTCACCAGTCAGTGAGTAAGAAATCAAAGGCAATAAATCATGGCAAGGCAAATGAGGAGCCATCAACCATCTGTGATCCAAGTGCTTGCCAGAGTTTGGAGTTGGGGCTGGTTAATGGTGGTACAGATTGTAAGGAGAGTGAGCCAAaacaaatttgttccatttgtGCCCCACTCTCTGCTATGCCTGAGAATTCATGTAGTCAATCCATAGAAGGATCTTCTGGTGACAGCCATCATGAAGATGATTCACTGGCTATTGTGCCTGTTCAGAAGCTAGAGGCATCATCGAGTTCAATCTCTCTGTTGATCAGAGAATTGCCTGAACTGAGACCTGGTTGGCCGCTCCTCCGCCGGGCCATTTTACCAGACCGGCAAACTTCTACCAAATCCTCAGTGCGGCAGATCTCTGTGGTTCAGTGGGCAATGAGGTTGCCCAGTAGGAACTTTCCATCTGCAGCCAGTTTGGATAATAAAGAAAGTAGTTGTGATGGGGATGAAGACCTATCTACCAATTTAGATGGTGAAAGTGGTGCAATTGTTCCAGTAGGAACTGAGAATGCATCTGCTCCACCTTCTCCCAGCCGCAGTTCAACAAAGCTAGCTAAAGAATTGGAGGGTCTTCATGAGAAGTACTCAGCAACTTGTAGACTGTTCAAGTATCAAGAACTCTTCTCGGCAACATCAAATTTCATGCCTG AGAATTTGATTGGAAAAGGTGGAAGCAGTCGGGTATATAGAGGTTGTCTTTCTGATGGCAAGGAATTGGCAGTGAAAATCTTGAAGCCATCTGATGATATATTGAAGGAGTTCCTCTTGGAAATTGAGATTATTTCTACCTTGCATCACAAGAACATCATTTCCCTTTTGGGCTTCTGTTTTGAGAACAATAATCTTCTCCTGGTTTATGATTTCTTATCAAGAGGAAGCCTGGAGGAGAACCTTTATG GTAATAAAAAGGATCTTTTTGCATTTGGTTGGAGTGAGAGATACAAGGTTGCTGTGGGTGTAGCTGAGGCACTGGATTATCTGCACTGTGGCAGCGCTCAAGCCGTGATCCACGGGGATGTAAAATCGTCAAATATACTATTAGCAGATGATTTTGAGCCACAG ctCTCTGATTTTGGACTAGCTAAATGGGCCTCAACTTCCTCATCACATATAACCTGCTCTGATGTTGCTGGCACCTTCGG TTACATGGCTCCTGAATACTTCATGTATGGCAAAGTAAATGAGAAGATAGATGTCTACGCATTTGGTGTTGTCCTCCTTGAGCTTCTTTCGGGAAGAAAACCGATCAGCAGTGATTATCCAAAAGGTCAAGAGAGCCTGGTTATGTGG GCAAAGCCAATTCTATATGGTGGGAAGGTTTCTGAATTATTGGACCCAAGCTTGGGCAGTAACTATGACTCCAACCAGATGGAGAGGATGGTATGGGCTGCTATTCTCTGTATCAGACGTGCGCCAAGAGCTCGGCCACAAATGAGCCTT GTCTCAAAGCTCCTCCAAGGTGACGCGGAGGCAACCAAGTGGGCAAGGCTGCAAGTCAACGCTTGTGAAGGGTCTGACACGCCAGATGATGAAGCTTTTCCCCATTCAAATCTCCAGTCCCATCTTAACCTTGCTTTACTTGATGTTGAGGAAGATTCACTCTCCATGAGTAGCATTGAGCAAAGTGTCTCGTTAGAGGACTACTTGCAA GCAGGTGGAGCCGCTCATCAAGCTTCGACTAACCAGTGTTGCTAG